One genomic segment of Borrelia miyamotoi includes these proteins:
- a CDS encoding consevred protein, translating into MSCVRVYYPENFNALVSLFKRDLDNYIVYNEIDFHKNSEVFMKKEISGDFFVINNFEKFNKVSLKSNFLEMGPCITYDAILQFGERNIPRLFYEFISRLSDRIYLSSINIANGFYYKNTVFDLYPLLLSLDAHLEFKSILTKKTYTYNAYSINRDDYIQSRNTLFLSKLKFPITNVWNKSFYSRIFVDSFSFDILEEVNIIFVCVLLNVKRGIISDFLMKIFYNDKVITLSDFQVLLINKSLPLSVFEIEDSLKMLDKNIRDAKIFSLGERSLRLIKNFYFDILSNF; encoded by the coding sequence GTGAGTTGTGTGAGAGTATATTATCCAGAAAATTTTAATGCTCTTGTTAGTTTGTTTAAGAGGGATTTAGATAATTATATAGTTTATAATGAGATTGATTTTCATAAAAATTCTGAAGTTTTTATGAAAAAGGAAATTTCAGGTGATTTTTTTGTGATTAATAATTTTGAAAAATTTAATAAGGTTTCTCTTAAGAGTAATTTTTTGGAAATGGGGCCATGTATTACTTATGATGCAATATTGCAATTTGGGGAGAGAAATATTCCAAGGCTATTTTATGAATTTATTTCAAGACTAAGTGATAGAATATATCTAAGCAGCATTAATATTGCTAATGGATTTTATTATAAAAATACAGTTTTTGATTTATATCCTTTGTTATTGAGTCTTGATGCTCATCTTGAGTTTAAAAGTATTTTAACCAAAAAAACTTATACTTATAATGCTTATAGTATTAATAGAGATGATTATATACAAAGTCGCAATACTTTATTTTTGAGTAAGTTAAAATTTCCCATTACAAATGTGTGGAATAAGAGTTTTTATAGTAGAATATTTGTTGATAGTTTTTCATTTGATATCTTAGAAGAAGTAAATATTATTTTTGTTTGTGTTCTTTTAAATGTTAAAAGAGGTATTATAAGTGATTTTTTAATGAAAATATTTTATAACGACAAGGTTATTACTTTAAGTGATTTTCAAGTTTTGCTTATTAATAAGTCTTTGCCTTTATCTGTATTTGAGATTGAAGATTCTCTTAAGATGCTAGATAAGAATATTCGAGATGCTAAAATTTTTAGTTTGGGGGAGAGAAGTTTAAGACTTATAAAAAATTTTTATTTTGATATATTGTCTAATTTTTAA
- a CDS encoding HPr family phosphocarrier protein, whose product MVKKEATIKAVNGLHVRPASTFVKKAKEYASDITIEADNKSVNGKSLFRLQTLELSFGKKLLVCAEGDDEEKAVAELVELLESFKE is encoded by the coding sequence ATGGTGAAAAAAGAAGCTACAATTAAAGCCGTTAATGGCTTACATGTTAGACCAGCGTCAACATTTGTAAAAAAGGCTAAGGAGTATGCTAGTGATATAACTATTGAAGCTGATAATAAATCTGTTAATGGAAAAAGTTTATTTCGATTACAAACCCTGGAATTATCTTTTGGTAAGAAACTTTTGGTTTGTGCTGAGGGTGATGATGAAGAGAAGGCTGTTGCAGAACTTGTTGAACTCCTTGAATCTTTTAAAGAATAG
- the ptsP gene encoding phosphoenolpyruvate--protein phosphotransferase, with the protein MTLTGKRISKGIGIGEALFIKKDFTKLFDESKITSLQIDDEVKKFHDAKLKAMSVLESLTNKAVAQFGVDKEGIFEGQMLVIEDSELSDSVISLIKHENYCAAYAVYLSFKELIAGMEKYTNNYLKERVSDFKDIRNRLISNILDQVIDFSEIDRDVVLITEELTPSDTVQVDLGYVKGFVTTVGGETSHAAILARTMGLPALVVTPLDIEKIKEGEKLIIDGLSSVIISSPSLSELDKYEHKILEYNEHEKELFALRNQDSKTKDGVKVSLKANIGIPADICYVNKYGLDGIGLFRTEFLYMESVKPPTEDEQFEAYKKVIETIEKKGVVTIRTLDVGGDKEIPYFNFPKEDNPFLGYRALRMYMDYEDLIQSQFNAIFRASHYGKIRIMVPMLTRYEEIDIINHFVDKAKSNLRSRNLPFDENLEVGCMIEVPSAALVASEFANRLDFFSIGTNDLTQYTLAVDRGNQKISNLYDKYNPAVLRLIKKVLDAGNSFGIDVSVCGELGGDEAGALILVGLGFRALSMVPSASLRIKYLLKKYTISDLSELANKVLNSKSESETLKFLDKYIGD; encoded by the coding sequence ATGACTTTAACGGGGAAAAGAATATCTAAAGGGATAGGTATAGGAGAAGCTCTTTTTATTAAGAAAGATTTTACTAAACTCTTTGATGAATCGAAGATTACTTCTTTACAAATTGATGATGAAGTAAAGAAATTTCATGATGCTAAGTTGAAAGCTATGTCTGTACTTGAAAGTCTTACAAATAAGGCTGTAGCTCAATTTGGTGTTGACAAAGAAGGTATTTTTGAAGGGCAGATGTTAGTTATTGAAGATTCTGAACTTTCAGATTCTGTTATAAGCTTGATTAAGCATGAAAATTATTGTGCTGCTTATGCTGTTTATCTATCCTTTAAAGAATTGATTGCAGGGATGGAAAAATATACAAATAATTATTTAAAGGAGAGAGTTTCTGATTTTAAAGATATTAGGAATAGGCTTATTTCAAATATCTTAGATCAAGTAATTGATTTTTCTGAGATTGATAGAGATGTAGTTTTAATTACTGAAGAATTAACACCTTCTGATACGGTGCAAGTTGATTTAGGTTATGTTAAAGGATTTGTGACTACAGTTGGTGGTGAAACTTCTCATGCTGCCATTTTGGCAAGGACAATGGGACTTCCAGCTCTTGTGGTAACACCTTTAGATATTGAGAAAATTAAAGAAGGTGAGAAGTTAATAATTGATGGGCTATCTTCAGTTATTATTAGTAGTCCTTCATTGAGTGAACTTGATAAATATGAGCATAAGATATTAGAGTATAATGAGCATGAAAAAGAGCTTTTTGCTTTAAGGAATCAGGATTCAAAAACAAAAGATGGTGTTAAAGTATCTCTAAAGGCTAATATTGGGATTCCTGCAGATATTTGTTATGTTAATAAATATGGACTTGATGGAATAGGACTTTTTAGAACGGAGTTTTTATATATGGAATCTGTAAAACCGCCAACAGAGGATGAACAGTTTGAAGCCTATAAAAAAGTTATAGAAACTATTGAGAAAAAAGGTGTTGTTACTATTCGTACTCTTGATGTTGGAGGAGATAAGGAAATTCCATATTTTAATTTCCCAAAAGAAGATAATCCTTTTCTAGGATATCGTGCTCTTAGGATGTATATGGACTATGAGGATTTAATACAAAGTCAATTTAATGCAATTTTTAGGGCTAGTCATTATGGCAAGATAAGGATTATGGTTCCGATGCTGACTAGGTATGAAGAAATTGATATAATTAATCATTTTGTGGATAAAGCTAAATCAAATTTGAGGTCTAGAAATTTGCCTTTTGATGAGAATTTAGAAGTAGGATGTATGATAGAAGTCCCTTCAGCAGCTTTAGTTGCTTCTGAGTTTGCTAACAGGTTGGATTTTTTTAGTATTGGTACTAATGATTTAACTCAATATACTTTGGCTGTAGATCGGGGTAATCAGAAAATATCAAATTTATACGATAAATATAATCCTGCTGTCTTAAGGTTGATTAAAAAGGTTTTGGATGCTGGTAATAGTTTTGGTATTGATGTTTCTGTTTGTGGTGAGCTTGGAGGAGATGAGGCTGGAGCTTTAATTCTTGTTGGTCTTGGGTTTAGAGCTTTGAGTATGGTGCCTAGTGCTTCACTTCGAATTAAGTATTTGCTAAAAAAATATACAATATCTGATTTAAGTGAATTGGCAAATAAAGTGTTAAATAGTAAGTCAGAATCAGAGACCTTAAAATTTTTAGATAAATATATAGGAGATTAA
- the crr gene encoding PTS glucose transporter subunit IIA: MGFLNFFKKAATLDLMAPVSGKVISIDGVPDEAFAEKIVGDGIAIMPTGSELVSPCDGNIGKIFKTNHAFSLETKEGVEIFVHFGINTLNLNGKGFTRVAEEGMSVKQGDVIIRLDLEYLKAHAESVVTPVVIANSDEVASIEYVFGRFDDGSECILPSSTALTEEIKNRISQTKFVEAGKDVVLRVKK, from the coding sequence ATGGGATTTTTAAATTTTTTTAAAAAGGCCGCTACTCTAGATTTAATGGCGCCTGTTAGTGGAAAGGTTATTTCAATTGATGGGGTTCCAGATGAGGCTTTTGCTGAAAAGATAGTTGGAGATGGAATTGCGATTATGCCAACTGGAAGTGAGTTAGTTTCACCTTGTGATGGGAATATTGGTAAAATTTTTAAGACTAATCATGCCTTTAGTCTTGAAACTAAAGAGGGTGTTGAAATTTTTGTACACTTTGGTATCAATACTCTTAATTTGAATGGCAAAGGGTTTACAAGGGTTGCTGAGGAAGGCATGAGTGTAAAACAGGGAGATGTTATTATTAGGCTTGACCTTGAGTATTTAAAGGCTCATGCGGAGTCAGTGGTTACTCCTGTTGTTATTGCAAATTCTGATGAAGTTGCAAGTATTGAATATGTGTTTGGAAGGTTTGATGACGGATCTGAGTGTATTTTACCTTCTTCTACTGCTTTAACTGAAGAAATTAAAAATAGGATATCTCAAACTAAGTTTGTTGAAGCAGGCAAAGATGTAGTGCTTAGAGTTAAAAAATAA
- the htpG gene encoding molecular chaperone HtpG produces MKKKFDTEVNDLLYLIIHSLYSHKEIFLRELISNASDAIDKLKFLNLTDEKFKNVKLDPRIEISFNEQTIKIKDNGIGMNKEDLINHLGTIAKSGTKEFINNLKKDEKKAASLIGQFGVGFYSAFIVANKVEVITKKALEEFAYIWFSDGKTGYEIDKAEKDEIGTEITLYLNEEGTEYNNKWKIQEIIKKYSNHISYPIFIKYKEPLMKDGKQEGFEEQEEKLNETTAIWIKNKNEITDEEYNEFYKNITFDYENPLIHIHTKAEGSIEYTSLFYVPSKAPYNLYYPNPKPGVRLFINRIFITDSADSLLPNYLRFIKGIIDCQDLPLNVSREILQQNKILTKIKASSVKKILIELEKLSETNPSKFNEFSKEFGRCLKEGVYSDFDNRSKLVSLIRFKSSHVDGFISLKEYKDRMPEKQKSIYYITGGKENILKINPIVNAYKERGYETLIMDDELDEAILNFITEYDGIKLKAINKNETSDELKDENFTHTEEEFKDILIKVKEILKNHVKDVSLSATLIKEPSAIIIDSTDPTYQMQKIMISMGQEVKETKPILELNPNNKIIQNLKNLDDENLEKISIILLEEAMITSGLPSKNPSQFISIINEMLEKSI; encoded by the coding sequence ATGAAAAAAAAATTTGACACAGAAGTTAATGATTTACTTTATTTAATCATACATTCTCTTTATTCTCATAAAGAAATATTTTTACGAGAATTAATTTCAAACGCTTCTGATGCAATTGACAAACTTAAATTTTTGAACCTAACAGACGAAAAATTTAAGAATGTCAAATTAGATCCAAGAATAGAAATAAGCTTTAATGAGCAAACCATTAAGATAAAAGATAATGGAATTGGAATGAACAAAGAAGACCTGATTAATCATCTTGGCACAATTGCAAAATCAGGAACCAAAGAATTTATAAATAACTTAAAAAAAGACGAGAAAAAAGCTGCAAGTTTAATTGGACAATTTGGAGTTGGATTTTACAGTGCTTTTATTGTAGCAAACAAAGTCGAGGTTATAACAAAAAAAGCTTTGGAAGAATTTGCCTATATCTGGTTTAGTGACGGTAAAACAGGATATGAAATAGACAAGGCAGAAAAAGACGAAATTGGAACTGAAATAACTCTTTATCTGAATGAAGAAGGAACTGAATACAATAACAAATGGAAAATTCAAGAAATTATCAAAAAGTATTCAAATCACATCAGTTATCCTATTTTCATTAAGTATAAGGAGCCTTTAATGAAAGATGGCAAACAGGAAGGATTTGAAGAGCAAGAAGAGAAATTAAATGAAACCACAGCAATTTGGATAAAAAATAAAAATGAAATCACCGATGAAGAGTACAATGAATTTTATAAAAATATAACCTTTGATTATGAAAATCCATTAATCCATATTCATACAAAAGCTGAAGGAAGTATTGAATACACAAGCCTTTTCTATGTTCCAAGTAAAGCTCCCTACAATCTATATTACCCAAACCCTAAACCCGGTGTAAGACTATTTATAAATAGAATTTTCATTACAGATTCTGCAGACAGCTTACTACCAAATTACTTAAGGTTCATAAAAGGAATAATAGATTGTCAAGACTTGCCCCTAAATGTAAGTAGAGAAATTTTACAGCAAAATAAAATATTGACTAAAATCAAAGCATCCTCTGTAAAGAAAATACTCATTGAACTTGAAAAGCTAAGCGAAACTAATCCTTCCAAGTTCAATGAATTCTCCAAAGAATTTGGAAGATGCTTAAAAGAAGGAGTTTATTCAGATTTTGATAACAGAAGCAAGCTCGTATCTTTAATTAGATTCAAGTCTTCTCATGTAGATGGATTTATATCCTTAAAAGAATACAAAGATAGAATGCCTGAAAAACAAAAAAGTATATACTATATAACCGGAGGGAAAGAAAACATACTCAAAATTAATCCAATTGTAAATGCTTATAAAGAAAGAGGCTATGAAACTCTTATCATGGATGACGAACTTGATGAAGCAATTCTAAATTTCATCACAGAATACGACGGAATAAAATTAAAAGCAATAAATAAAAACGAAACAAGCGACGAATTAAAAGATGAAAATTTCACACACACGGAAGAAGAATTTAAAGATATTCTAATCAAAGTAAAAGAAATACTCAAAAATCATGTCAAAGATGTATCACTATCAGCAACGCTAATAAAAGAGCCATCAGCAATAATAATTGACAGTACTGACCCCACTTATCAAATGCAAAAAATCATGATATCAATGGGACAAGAAGTCAAAGAAACAAAACCTATTCTTGAACTCAATCCAAATAATAAAATCATTCAAAATTTAAAAAATCTAGACGATGAAAATTTAGAAAAAATAAGCATCATTCTTCTTGAAGAGGCAATGATAACTTCAGGCTTACCAAGCAAAAATCCAAGTCAATTTATCAGCATTATAAATGAAATGTTAGAGAAAAGCATATAA
- the gnd gene encoding decarboxylating NADP(+)-dependent phosphogluconate dehydrogenase, protein MDVGIYGLGVMGSNLALNIADNGFNVSVYNRDNDKTEIFLTSNAHKKINGFKDIKTFIGSLKKPRKIILMISSSAIDEVTEQILPLVEKFDIIIDGGNSHYKDTMRREQELSSKDIYFIGLGMSGGENGARFGPSLMYGGSKKIYELIEPLLNKIAAKTSSGDICSAYVGENGAGHYVKMVHNGIEYADMQLIGEAYFFMKRAFNLDNLRISEVFEKWGEGDLSSYLMEITSKILRYKENNEYLLDKILDVANQKGTGKWLSIEAFQLNVPANLIFESVFARFLSGLKHERVIASDILKMDVDFIKFDLSDWILDLYYALLVSKILAYAQGFMMLKAASVNYAWDLNLGKISLIWREGCIIKSVFLDKIKLAYDKNPHLINLLFDDYFLDIIKKHHKSLRRVVSKASEIGIPLPVFYASLSFLDSYSTNYLPANLIQAQRDFFGSHSFERIDSKRGEFFHSVWE, encoded by the coding sequence ATGGATGTTGGTATTTATGGGCTAGGAGTTATGGGCAGTAATTTAGCATTAAATATTGCTGATAACGGTTTTAATGTTTCTGTCTATAATAGAGATAATGATAAGACGGAAATTTTTCTTACAAGTAATGCTCATAAAAAGATTAATGGATTTAAAGATATTAAAACTTTTATTGGAAGTTTAAAAAAGCCTAGAAAAATTATTTTAATGATATCAAGCTCGGCTATTGATGAAGTCACTGAACAAATTTTACCTTTAGTTGAAAAATTCGATATTATTATTGATGGTGGAAATTCTCATTATAAGGATACGATGAGAAGAGAGCAAGAATTATCTTCCAAGGATATTTATTTCATTGGACTTGGAATGTCAGGAGGTGAAAATGGCGCAAGGTTTGGACCTTCTTTGATGTATGGTGGGAGTAAAAAGATTTATGAATTAATTGAGCCTCTTTTGAATAAGATAGCTGCCAAGACAAGTTCAGGAGATATTTGTTCTGCTTATGTTGGTGAAAATGGGGCTGGTCATTATGTAAAGATGGTTCATAATGGAATTGAATATGCGGATATGCAGCTAATTGGTGAAGCATATTTTTTTATGAAGAGAGCTTTTAATTTAGATAATTTAAGGATTTCTGAGGTGTTTGAAAAATGGGGAGAAGGAGATCTTTCTAGTTATTTGATGGAAATAACATCTAAAATTTTAAGATATAAAGAAAATAATGAATACTTACTTGATAAGATTTTAGATGTTGCAAATCAAAAAGGTACTGGGAAGTGGTTATCAATTGAGGCTTTTCAATTAAATGTGCCAGCAAATTTGATTTTTGAATCTGTGTTTGCAAGGTTTTTATCAGGATTAAAGCATGAAAGAGTAATTGCTAGTGACATTCTTAAAATGGATGTAGATTTTATTAAATTCGATCTTAGTGATTGGATTTTAGATCTTTATTATGCTCTTTTAGTCTCTAAAATATTAGCTTATGCTCAAGGTTTTATGATGCTTAAGGCTGCATCTGTTAATTATGCTTGGGATTTAAACTTGGGAAAAATTTCTTTGATTTGGAGAGAGGGTTGCATAATTAAAAGTGTTTTCTTAGATAAGATTAAGTTGGCTTATGATAAAAACCCACATCTTATTAATTTGCTTTTTGATGATTACTTTTTAGATATAATAAAAAAGCATCATAAATCTTTAAGACGTGTAGTCTCAAAAGCTAGTGAAATAGGAATCCCTCTACCAGTATTTTATGCAAGTCTTTCTTTTCTAGATTCTTATTCTACTAATTACTTGCCGGCCAATTTAATTCAGGCTCAAAGAGATTTTTTTGGTTCGCATAGTTTTGAAAGAATTGATTCCAAGAGGGGTGAATTTTTCCATAGTGTTTGGGAGTAA
- a CDS encoding BAPKO_0422 family outer member beta-barrel protein yields MQKLMLIVILILSMRVNSFGKSSYLDRKIGFGGSIGNPIFNYIMSFPFIDLEIGYGGTNGIHLSGFKLKSKKYDFNVFVLSALDLIFTIPLTDKLSFGTGIGGNIHISSHKSDFKNMEIGFGFRIPIAILYDLTTKTEIGLKIAPSIELVSNAKSIAYHHIYAGLKTNIMGGILFKYYI; encoded by the coding sequence ATGCAAAAATTAATGCTAATAGTAATACTAATATTAAGTATGCGGGTTAATTCATTTGGGAAAAGCTCATACTTAGATAGAAAAATAGGATTTGGAGGAAGCATTGGAAATCCAATATTCAACTATATTATGTCATTCCCATTTATTGATCTTGAAATAGGCTATGGAGGAACTAATGGTATCCACCTGTCAGGCTTCAAACTCAAATCAAAAAAATATGATTTTAATGTATTTGTACTCTCAGCTCTAGACCTTATATTCACGATACCATTGACAGACAAATTATCTTTTGGAACAGGAATTGGTGGAAACATACACATATCATCTCATAAATCAGATTTTAAAAATATGGAAATAGGATTTGGATTTAGAATTCCAATAGCTATTTTGTATGATTTAACAACAAAAACAGAAATAGGACTTAAAATAGCACCTTCAATAGAATTAGTATCAAACGCAAAATCCATTGCATATCACCACATCTATGCAGGACTTAAAACAAATATAATGGGTGGAATACTCTTTAAATATTATATTTAA
- a CDS encoding BAPKO_0422 family outer member beta-barrel protein gives MIKKHILILIMLMLLSTYAFANLESTTRSKFGIGTLLPFPIVLELNIWNFDVDFGIYSGTNNLFKDWRTLFLAVDYIFSTSNNFAGTDILDFFAGCGIYGTIWLSRWDKNQTNNGPLSLGARLPLILNLAITKKKFDLFFKVAPGLGINIWSKRVGFRWEVFAALGIRFWFV, from the coding sequence ATGATAAAAAAGCACATACTTATCTTAATAATGTTAATGCTATTATCAACATATGCTTTTGCAAATTTAGAATCAACAACCAGAAGTAAATTCGGGATAGGAACCTTACTACCATTCCCAATTGTTTTAGAACTCAACATTTGGAATTTTGATGTAGACTTTGGTATCTACAGTGGGACAAATAACCTTTTTAAGGATTGGCGAACCTTATTTTTAGCAGTAGATTATATCTTTTCCACAAGTAATAATTTCGCAGGTACAGATATTCTAGACTTTTTTGCTGGATGTGGCATTTATGGGACAATATGGCTTTCAAGATGGGACAAAAACCAAACAAATAATGGACCACTGAGTTTAGGAGCAAGATTACCATTGATTCTAAATCTTGCAATAACCAAAAAAAAATTTGATCTATTTTTTAAAGTAGCACCCGGTCTTGGAATAAATATTTGGAGCAAAAGAGTTGGATTTAGATGGGAAGTATTTGCGGCACTTGGAATAAGATTTTGGTTTGTATAA
- a CDS encoding chemotaxis protein CheW produces the protein MELETNVQDKLSQYLLFSLDELYAIEIKFVVEVLEYTKISKIPRTPDYMAGIINNRGKIVPIIDIRKQFGMEERKVNDDEMKKNKGVNISNIIILTLIHEGDELNLGILVDYVNEVLELNPSDIDDAPKLGTGFNSRFISGIGKNNNRFIIILNIENLFDIKDLSRFKNTTVHHSDYD, from the coding sequence ATGGAATTAGAAACCAATGTACAAGATAAGTTAAGTCAGTATCTTTTATTTAGTTTGGATGAGCTTTATGCGATTGAGATTAAGTTTGTTGTTGAGGTATTAGAGTATACGAAAATATCAAAAATACCAAGGACCCCTGATTATATGGCAGGAATAATTAATAATAGAGGGAAAATAGTTCCAATAATTGATATTAGAAAACAATTTGGTATGGAAGAGCGTAAAGTTAATGATGATGAAATGAAGAAAAATAAAGGCGTTAATATTTCAAATATAATCATATTAACTTTGATACATGAAGGGGATGAATTGAATCTTGGGATTTTAGTAGATTATGTTAATGAGGTTCTTGAATTAAATCCATCTGATATTGATGATGCTCCAAAGCTTGGAACGGGGTTTAATTCAAGATTTATATCTGGGATTGGTAAGAATAATAATAGGTTTATTATTATTCTTAATATAGAAAACTTATTTGATATTAAAGACCTATCCAGATTTAAAAATACTACAGTACATCACTCTGATTATGATTAA
- a CDS encoding STAS domain-containing protein, with product MIYKPEGELVVNNIFKVKEDLLNIFKEMQEKETLIINLANVEKVDVTFIQILYASSKYARDINVFIKIEYPSDEVLSSLIYGGFLNDIEDIDNLDLGFSLVEF from the coding sequence ATGATTTATAAGCCAGAAGGGGAACTTGTGGTAAACAATATTTTTAAGGTTAAAGAAGATCTTTTAAATATTTTTAAAGAGATGCAAGAAAAAGAGACATTGATTATTAACCTTGCAAATGTAGAAAAAGTAGATGTTACTTTTATACAAATTTTGTATGCTTCCAGTAAATATGCTAGAGATATAAATGTATTTATAAAGATAGAATATCCGTCTGATGAAGTTTTAAGTTCATTAATATATGGGGGATTTTTAAATGACATTGAAGATATTGATAATTTAGATTTAGGGTTTAGTTTAGTTGAATTTTAG
- a CDS encoding CheB methylesterase domain-containing protein, which produces MKILIIDIQGLIRQVFVKVFSKDAGVEILNPGSNSLNLINVFLQKFPNLVIVDENTAKSHFGTALNNVLNNILLPVVFIVQNEVSPNFGFLESKQDRIKLIINKLNFKLTINLFRSDYLALIKSEVLKLANNKFIASSAAKIIKAPNFFDTSEGKKSDMDSSGITKSYKVSDVINVAPKNDPDVVLRYQGVINKNKTGKVIFVGSSTGGTEALRVFLKIFKRDSPPIVIVQHMPGGFTTSFAKSLNNELEVDVKEAEDGDILRPGLVIIANGHYHLIVKYVNGNYFVNLLDGPLVSRHKPSVNVLFRSAAMYAGENAIGVMLTGMGDDGAFCMLEMKKSGAYNIAQDQETSVVFGMPMEAIKIGAVDKVLPLNKISEYILRRS; this is translated from the coding sequence GTGAAAATATTGATAATTGATATTCAAGGTCTTATAAGGCAAGTTTTTGTTAAAGTTTTTTCTAAGGATGCGGGTGTTGAGATATTAAATCCGGGTTCTAATTCTTTAAATCTTATTAATGTTTTTTTACAAAAATTTCCTAATTTGGTTATTGTTGATGAAAATACAGCTAAGTCGCATTTTGGAACTGCTCTTAATAATGTTCTTAATAATATTTTACTTCCTGTTGTTTTTATAGTGCAAAATGAAGTTTCTCCAAATTTTGGATTTCTTGAGTCTAAGCAAGATAGAATTAAATTAATAATAAATAAACTTAACTTTAAGCTTACAATTAATTTATTTCGGAGTGATTACTTGGCTTTAATAAAATCTGAGGTCCTAAAACTAGCTAATAATAAATTTATTGCTTCGTCTGCAGCTAAAATAATTAAAGCTCCTAATTTTTTTGATACGTCTGAGGGAAAGAAATCCGATATGGATAGTTCTGGTATAACAAAAAGCTATAAAGTTTCAGATGTTATTAATGTTGCTCCTAAGAATGATCCAGATGTTGTTTTGAGATATCAAGGTGTTATTAATAAAAATAAAACCGGAAAAGTTATTTTTGTTGGTTCTTCAACGGGTGGTACTGAGGCTTTAAGAGTTTTTTTAAAGATTTTTAAGAGAGACTCTCCTCCAATTGTTATTGTTCAACATATGCCAGGGGGATTTACAACATCTTTTGCAAAAAGTTTGAATAATGAACTTGAAGTTGATGTGAAAGAGGCTGAAGATGGAGATATTTTAAGACCCGGTCTTGTAATAATTGCAAATGGTCATTATCATTTAATTGTGAAGTATGTTAATGGTAATTATTTTGTTAATTTATTAGATGGTCCTTTGGTTAGTAGACATAAGCCTTCTGTTAATGTGTTATTCCGTTCTGCTGCTATGTATGCTGGAGAGAATGCTATTGGAGTTATGCTTACGGGGATGGGAGATGATGGTGCTTTTTGTATGCTTGAGATGAAGAAAAGTGGTGCATATAACATTGCTCAAGATCAGGAAACATCTGTGGTGTTTGGTATGCCTATGGAGGCAATAAAAATAGGGGCTGTAGATAAAGTTCTTCCTTTGAATAAGATATCTGAATATATTTTGAGGAGATCTTAA
- a CDS encoding response regulator, which produces MQKKILVIDDNRAIRQSVAYILEQNGFRVSEAQDGLEGVSKFKEAVGQSDKDFDLVITDINMPNLDGIGLIKQIREFGSFVPILVLTTESEQSKVDEGRKAGATGWLVKPFNPDTLMQTISKIF; this is translated from the coding sequence ATGCAGAAAAAAATTTTAGTTATAGATGACAATAGAGCTATTAGACAAAGTGTTGCTTACATTTTAGAGCAGAATGGTTTTAGAGTTTCTGAGGCCCAGGATGGGTTAGAGGGTGTGTCAAAATTTAAGGAAGCTGTTGGACAGAGTGATAAAGATTTTGATCTTGTTATTACGGATATTAATATGCCTAATTTAGATGGAATAGGGCTTATTAAGCAGATAAGAGAATTTGGAAGTTTTGTTCCAATACTTGTTTTGACTACTGAGTCTGAGCAGTCAAAGGTTGATGAGGGACGTAAAGCTGGTGCAACTGGTTGGCTTGTTAAACCTTTCAATCCTGACACTCTTATGCAAACAATATCAAAAATATTTTAG